The Nothobranchius furzeri strain GRZ-AD chromosome 8, NfurGRZ-RIMD1, whole genome shotgun sequence genome includes a region encoding these proteins:
- the LOC107397269 gene encoding zinc transporter ZIP3 — MQILVAKLLGLLGLFTLMLAGVLVPVRLLLVDCEKANRYRRALALCNSFGGGVFLATCFNTLLPAVREKVLIVLKQLNIDGDYPLAETMMMVGFFITVFVEQAVLSFRRDKPSFIDLETFNAGGSDAGSDSEYDSPFISSPRGSAERGGAQGHHHGHFAPTEVAGAGPLRLASLVLALSAHSVFEGLALGLQEDGAKLGRLFLGVAVHETLAAVALGVSTAKASIGMTDATKLGVTVSLMIPLGAVVGMGIESAQTLAAGVVSALLQGLAAGTFLFVTFFEILSRELEDKRDRLLKVLFLILGYAALAVLIFIKW, encoded by the exons ATGCAGATCCTAGTGGCCAAACTTCTGGGCCTGCTGGGATTATTCACCCTCATGCTGGCTGGAGTTCTGGTCCCAGTGCGCCTCCTGCTGGTGGACTGTGAGAAGGCTAACCGGTACAGACGGGCTCTGGCTCTGTGCAACTCGTTCGGTGGAGGTGTGTTCCTCGCTACGTGTTTCAACACTCTGCTGCCAGCTGTCAGGGAGaag GTGCTCATCGTGTTGAAGCAGCTGAACATCGATGGGGATTATCCTCTGGCAGAAACGATGATGATGGTGGGTTTCTTCATCACTGTCTTTGTGGAGCAGGCCGTCCTGTCCTTCAGGAGGGACAAACCGTCTTTCATTGACCTGGAGACCTTCAACGCCGGAGGCTCTGATGCCGGCAGCGACTCCGAGTACGACTCGCCCTTCATCTCCTCACCACGTGGCTCTGCAGAGAGAGGCGGAGCCCAGGGGCACCATCATGGACACTTCGCCCCCACTGAGGTGGCGGGGGCGGGGCCCCTGCGGCTGGCCAGCCTAGTTCTAGCTTTGTCTGCCCACTCAGTGTTCGAGGGTTTGGCGCTCGGCCTGCAGGAGGATGGTGCCAAGCTGGGTAGACTTTTTCTGGGTGTGGCGGTGCACGAGACTCTGGCCGCCGTGGCCCTTGGGGTGAGCACGGCCAAGGCGTCGATCGGCATGACGGACGCCACCAAACTGGGCGTGACGGTTAGCCTAATGATCCCGCTGGGTGCAGTGGTGGGGATGGGCATCGAGTCGGCCCAGACGCTGGCGGCTGGCGTTGTGTCGGCGCTGCTGCAGGGACTCGCTGCCGGAACCTTCCTGTTTGTCACGTTCTTTGAGATTCTCTCTCGAGAACTGGAGGACAAACGAGACCGGCTCCTCAAAGTACTCTTCCTCATCCTGGGCTATGCAGCGCTGGCTGTGCTCATCTTCATCAAGTGGTGA